Sequence from the Capra hircus breed San Clemente unplaced genomic scaffold, ASM170441v1, whole genome shotgun sequence genome:
TGATTACTTTCAAGAGATGAATGTTTATTAAGTTCGGCCCTTCCTCCACACACTTTGACCAATGCTTCCAATCCCAGGGAAGATGGAGGGGTCCATTTGAGGACACGTCATGCTGATCCCTGGCATTTGTACCGTCTCATTGTTCTCTGGATCCAGGACAGAAAGCTGGAGATTCTGGTGTAGACATTTGGAGTTGTCCCATCATCTTTTCCATAGGACACAATGCCCTGGGCCACACCATTACACACAAGTGGGCCCCAGAGTCACCCTGTGGGCAGAGAGAGCAAGGGTTGAGCTCACCTTCTTCAGCTGGTCTCCCTTGCCACCCTGGGGTGGGTGGGCTCAGTTAGGGGTCCTGGCTGATATCAGGGCCTTGTTGGTCCTGAGGTTCACCCTTGCATTGACAAATCCTGCTGCTCCTCCTGCAGAAGCCTCACCCATTTGTGACTGTGAGGCAGTGTTCACCCCCAGGGACACAGGCAGGACAGGGAGGACAGGCTGGGGACACAGGGCCTTTGTTCCCAGCCACCCATATCCCCAGCCTGGGCCCAGGGTTTTGCACGGATAACACTGGGATCTCACCAGAAAGAATTCTTCCTCTTGCTTGAATCTCCAGCACATATCTGCGTGAAGGGGATGTAGTCTTTGAAGCGAGCAATACATTTCTCCTCACTTTGGACTTCAAGATCTACCTCCTGTAGTTTGTCTGCAGAGGGCATATTTACCCCAGTTGCCCCCAGCCGGCCACACTGCACATCATCCCTGGCTTCACCTTCTCCAAGCTCCTGGGCAGATTGATGAGGCTCACTGCATCCGTCATCTCAGCCTTCCTAGTCAGCTGAATGTAGAGGAAAAGCATTCTCACATACTGTTGGCCCACAGAGGCTGCAGGACAGTAAAGGGTTGCCTGTCTTCTCAGCATTGGGACCACGGAGGGGTTATACAGGAGGAGGGTCTGGAATGAGTTCATGGGGGATGCAGAACCCTGGATGGGAAGTGTCCCGGACTCAGTGCAGCCACGTGTCCCACCTGCAGTAACATGATGTCGTTGGCCAAAAGTTTATCATTATAGTGTGGGTGGGGATGGCTCTTCTCACTTGGATGACCTGCTGGGTCCTCTCTCGGTCCATGATGTTGTGGGCCCCAGGGTGACATTATTGAGCTTCACAGAGAGCAGAAAGGGAGGGGGTGTCACAGGAGAAATGGTCCAGGAGCCAGGAGGAAAGAGCACAGCTTGGGACAGGGCAAAACTTGGGGCGGGCAGGGGGAGGGTGTGGCAAATTCTAGGCAGTGGGCCTGGGCTGAGCATCTCTAAACTGTCTGCTCCCTGGCAGCCTGGGCAGGTGGCAGTTTCTGCAGTCCACGGAGGGTGTTCAGTCCTGCTCGAGCTTGACTATCTCTAAGGAAAACATGAATTTCTCATATTAGCACTGTGGGCTCCAGGCCACAACCTTGGCTTCCTTATGTTCCAGTTTTGATCAGTCCCTTCTCTCCATGTGTGACCGGCATTGACCTGTCCCTCTCTCCCCAGTGTCTGACTAGCTTCCTGTGTTACCTGGTGGCACAGGTCTGCAGCTCCTAAGAGGGTTCCCTGGGAGGGCTCAGCAGAGGATGGGGCCCGGGCACTGCTCCTCACCTTCCCAGGCAGTGAGCTGCTGTCAGCACGAAGTCCTCACGCACAAGGAAACCCCCACATATGTAAGATTTCCCTGAAATCTTGAACTGAAGAAACGCCATGTAGGGACGAGAGTGAGGCTTGGCCTCATGGCCCCGATGATTTTCCCTGAAAGAAAGATTCCAACCTGCCCACTGTGCTCATGGAGCCAAAGTTTGAACAGGGGAGATGGGATCAGGGTTTCCCTGAGTTCAGAAATTTTCTTAGATGGACCAGGCCCAGGCTGTGCATGAGTGTAGTTCTGGGCAGGTCAGTCCATGTGGGGTGGGACTGGGCCTCTGAGGGTGGGACCGTCACTCACCTGCCTCCCCAGTAGGGGACAGAAGGGCCACCAGGAGCAAGAACAGGACCATCTCTCCAGGAAGACTGCCCAGATCTGAGTGGCTGCTGCTTCCTTTGGTCTTTTAAGCCTGAGTCGTCCCCTTCCGTGTTCTGGCCTTTGTCACGTGAGCCTTATCTGAAAGCCTCAAACCACTTTTTTGTAGTCAGAGTGGACTGTTTTTTGAATTTAATTAAAGCCTCTGGTAAGTTTCATCCattgggtggtgggggtgggggggggtggttgCATCAGCCAGTCTTAAGCCCTCAAGTGCCTGAGCCCCAGAAACCTGGGCCTCATGATGATAGATCAAAGAAAGTCTTTGCGTGCTTCATTTTAGATCACCAGGGTGATTGTGTATTGAGACCCCTCCTTCATCAAGAATGTGAGAAATATTGACATGAGATTCCTTGCTTCATGTAGAGGAGATAAACCATCATGATCAGACTATAAAGGCAAGATCCACAGTGTGGAATAGACATAATGGTGTGGAAGTGATGCTGAAGAGGGCTTATTCCACTTACTAAAGGactcagtggtttaaaacaacagcaacatagctTTACCCATCTGCATTTTGGTCCAGGTACACTGGGGATGGCATCCCTCTACTCACCTTGGTATCAGGGCTGCTCGAAGCCTAGAGGCTGAGTCACTTGAAGGAACACATGCCCAGTGGTTGGTGCTGGCTATCCACTTGGCACATTGGTTTTTCTCCACAAGAGCCCCTCAGGTTGTCTCACTTTATGGGATTCTTTGGCTCCCTCATGACACAGTGGTTGGTTTCCCCAGAGTGACCATCTCCTAAAAAGTGAGCCATCTAGAAGCTGTGTTTTTCCATTACTAGATTTTGATGTCATATGGCACCTATTCTACTACCATATTCCACTGCTTAAAGCAATCAAGAGCTCCCCCACCCAGATTATAAAAGGAGGGCCCTAGACCTCCTTTGTTGCAGTCACATAAGAAGAGCCTGTGGGATGGAGATATGCAGCGGCAGTCATGTCCCCATCATGAAAATGGGGAAGCCATGGAATCAAAACAACGGTTGTTTCTAAACATCTTTATCCCAGCCTCTTAAAAAGCAACAACACCTTAGTTAAAGAAACAAAGCCCATGGTCAACAGTGATTCTGGCAAGAGAGTCACAGTGAAGCAAGCAGTGTCCTCATCCCGCATGGGCTTGGACACCCTGCACTGGATGACCTGGATGAGATATCAGAATGCAAGTGAAGTGAGGAACGTTGCCTTCCGTAGGGaatgcaggagggcatggcaacccactccagtattcttgcctggagaatcccatggacagggagcctggcgggctacagtccagggggtcacagagtcagacacgactgagcgattttagTACTACTACTATGAAGGGAGTGAACATCCAAGGGCTGTGAGGAGGGTGCTTACACAAGGGTTGACCAGTCGGTGGTAAAGGAGCTCAAGGAGGATTCAGGGACTCCAACAGAAAGGGCAGTCTGGTGGGATGTGTCAGAGCAGGACAAATTAGGGCGAGGCGGGCGTTGCTTTGAAGCAGCTGCCTGACGTGGATCACCAGAGCCTGGGCGGGGAGAGCAGGGGATGCACTTGGAGAAGATGAGGAAGAGATCTGTTTTATAAGTCTCTGTGGGGACTAATCAAATAATTAAACATATTAAGGCAAGTGACCCAGTTTCTTACTGTCTGAAGATTAGATGGTATTGGTGGcatcaatgttaatttcctggaTTGATGGTTGAATTGTGGTCACATAAGCGTTTCCTTGTTTGTAGAAATTGCCCTCTACAGTTTTTGAGGACTGATGGAACACCGTGTCAGTAACTTTACTCTCAAATGGTTCAGGAAAATAGAAGTTTTTGTATTATAATTGCTACTTTTCCATAAGCCTGAgattatttcaaaagtaaaaggAGATCCATAGCCTTCACATATATGAACAACAACCAGTTTgaagacacatttgaaaagataatctgtcacagcagcaacaaaaaaacacaaagagcTTGGGAAAAACATAACCATAATTGTGAAACACTATTTGAGCAAAATGTTAAAGGAttcctgaaaaatataaaaacagacttTAGAAATAGAAAGATAGTCAGTTCTCTGATAGGGTAGAACCACACCAAAAGGCACTGATTCTCCCaaagttaatataaaaatgtgattccaattaaaaaaaattttttttctcctattgtTAGGAAGTTCTAGCTAATGtctaaattttatttggaaaatagcATGAAGGAATAACTAGTCAGATATTAAAAAAcatccataagatgtattttctgAAAACAGTGTGTTGCCCACTCATgatcagacagacagacaaagaaaaagaatagaaaatccaGAAACATTCCCAAGCACATATGAAAATGTAGTTTACACTGaggtgacattaaaaaaaaatcactgggtgAAAGTAgtactttttaataaatgatatcAGAGCAATAAGTTAGTCATACATCACATAAACCACCTGAGTAAGTGCAAAATACGAGACATAAATGTATGAAATAAaaccataataataaaaaatgtggaTAACCCCTTAATGAAATTAGAGGTCTTCTAGCAATGACTCTAAATACAGAAACATTAAAAGAAGAGATTGATAAATAATTGTGATATgtaaaatacagttttttaaagtttgtatctCAAAAATCAAGCATAAGCAAACCAAAATACAGACAAtaactcagaaaaaaattattgcaaCATATATCACAAAGAGTTGATCTATATAAAAACAAAGAGTTAGAAAGTCTAAAGAAGAACCAAGCAGAACTGaagaatcagtcagttcagttatacaataactgaaatttaaaatacactagaaggaatcaatagtagaTTAGATGATACAGTGGAGTGGATCAGCAGAATAGAAGAGAGAGCAGCAGAAATCACTCAACCTgaacagaaaaaagagagagacagagagtgagagagaaagaatgttTTTAATGAGGACAGTTTAAGAGAACACTGAGATAATATCAAGGATACTGATATTCACAGTATAGGagtccagaaggagaagagagaagaaaagggttAGACAccatatttgaagacataatagctgaaaacttccctagcataggaaaagaaagaaatatccagGTCCAGGAAACACAgacagtcccaaacaggataaacacaaAGATGACCACATTGAGACACTGTAActgaaatggcaaaaattaaatgttaattttaaattaatatgaacattaaaatcagtaaagaaaaagcaaaaagttaTGTATAGGGGAACTATCAGCTACCAGCAGacttttcaacaaaaaatttgcaagccagaagggagtggcatgatatatttccagtgatgaaaagaaaaaaatgtcttatgACCAAGAGTACTCCACTGGGCAGGCTGTATTTGAAGGAGAAAGCTAAAGTTTTCCAACAAGCAAAAGCTAGGAGTTCAGCAACACAAAGACAGCCTTATAAGAAATGTTAGGTGGTCTTCTCTAAACGAAAAAGAAAAGACCACACTAGAAGTatgaaaattatcaaagaaaaagtCTCATTGGTAAGGAAAAATGAAGGTATATttgtccaggagagagtgaaggacagggaagcctggcatgctgcagcccatgaggcggcagagttggacatgactgagcgactgaacagcaacaaccttcAGGGTAGCTATCAACCACTTATAAAGCTAGTAAGAAAGTTGAAAGATgaaagtagtaaaatcatctatatccaCAATAGGTACTTAAGGAACACTTGAAATAAAAAGCCATAAAGTACAATGTCAAAAAATGAACAATGAGAGGGATAAAAATGCAGAGTCGTAAGGATGTGTTAAACTTAAGAGCCCAACAATTGAAAATAATTACAGTTATAGAATACTGATgtatatatattgatacatatatataagccTGATGGTAATCACACACCAAAAAATCTGTGCTgttacacacaaagaaaaaagagaaaagaatccaaATGTAACACTAAGGATaatcatcaaatcacaagggaGGAGAgcgaaagaagaaacaaaaaaagcacgaaaacaactgaaaaacaatgaaCAAATGGCAAAAAGTACATACCTGTCAACAACTACTTTAAATACAAATGGACTAAATGAGCCAATTAAAAGGCACGCAATACCTAAACGGGTGCAGAAACAAGATTCAtacatatgctgcctacaagagactcacttcagatctacAGATACTCACAGACTGAAAATAAGGGGATAGAAAACGTACTCCaagcaaatggaaacaaaattaaagcCAGGGTAGCAATACTTGTATCAGACAAAATGTTGTACAACAAAGACTGTGACAAGAGACAAATAAGAACATTACATAACGATCAAGGGATCGATCCAAGTAGAAGACATATCAATTTTAGATATACACAcaaccaacataggagcacctaaacacataaatattaacaagcataaagggagaaattgatggTAATGCAGTAAAAATatgggactttaacaccccaatTACTTCAATGGATAGATCattcagataaaaaaaaaaaagaaaacaaatgtcttaAATAGCACATTAGACCAGatggatgcacacacacacacacagacagacacacacacacacatctcttctccaggaaaatttgaaagggtccttgaccAGGAGACTGGGAGGTCATTACAAGGACAGGAATTTTATCATCTGAGAAGCATACAGAGGAATCTTATCTCAAGTATCTCAGCTAGTGGGATTCTTTATTCTTCAAGGATTTTACTGGTCTTATGTTTATTGGGCTAAAGTAGCCTTTCACTGACCATCACTAATAGGAATGGTGGGTTAGAAGATGTATCACATCCTCTCTCTCGGCAATTAGCATCACCCACCTAACTTGCATAGTAAGTTTATCTGTCTGTCAATTGCTTTCCTACAAATTAAGGCCTCTAAAAATCAGAAGAGTCCAAGGTCATAGAGACAGAAGGAACCTTCTGAGACGGAGTTAATAGGTGTAATAGTAGGAATGAGAGCCACCCTCTGGGTCACTTCGTTGTCTCTAGAACCATGTATTCTGGCTAGGAGAGAAACAACACCCTATACTCACTGCTGGCTTAAAGCACATACCACATCCTGGAAGACAGCATCCCAGTCTTGAAGGTGGTTGTCTTTCCACCATCTATATTACTAAATCTTACACAATTCTCAGGCCAGCTGTTTCTGGGTGATATGGGACATGAACTCATGGCTTCAACGTTCTTTCACAGTAAAGCATTTGTTGGCCAAAAGTCGTGTTGTGTGGGATACAGAGACAGGAAATAAACCCTGCAAGACCACTGTGGTACCAACAGCAGCACGGTCATGGGCAGGGAAGGCAGAGCCGTTCCTGTTCCAAAGCACATTCCTGAAACAGACTAGCAAGGGCTTGACCTTTCAGGTCCATCATCCCCAGAGCTGGCCTGGCGGTTCTCTCCCCAGGTATATTGAGAACTGAATCTTCTTGTGGGTCTGGGGGGAACAAGTGGTGGGAGAGGCCTTGGTCAGTAGAGGCGTTTCATTGGAGGTCATTACAGATATTCTAACAAttgtattcatttatgtatttatttctggctgtgcagggtcttgcTTGCTCCACGTGGGCGTTCTCTAGAGTGGCTATTCTTCCCTCAGGTGTGCAggcctctcactgtggtggctatgcttgctgcagagcataggctccaggcacatgggcttcggTAGTTACAGCAAGTGGGCTCAGTAGGTTTCCTGCATAGGCTTACTTGTTCTGAatcacgtggaatcttcccagatcaaggatcaaactcatgccccctgcattagcaggcagattcttatccactgagccaccagggaagtccagggatgtttttattttgttttgtttcttatttccatTGCAAAGATGTTTAAAGAAGTTAAGGACTGTTTCCTCAAAAGTGGGGGATGGAGGACATTTCCACAGACCAGAAGATTTGAAGAAATCAGCATGTTTTAGGTGCTTACCCACCTTCATCTGATTGTGCCCATGAGCAGACAGAACAGCTCACCAGGAAGCTGTCTGAGTACTTGTCAGAGAACGGCTGCCATGGGAGCCCGGGGACTCGCTCTGTGTGGAGGGAGGTATCTGAGCAGAGGCTCCTGTCTGGTCCAGGGATGGCAGGAAGTCATCAGTGGGCAGGGTTAGAAAACATGGAAGTCCTTTTGCTGGCCTGGCTCTTAGGGGACCTGCCTAGCCCAGGCTCCGTCCTAACTCTGTGGGGCCTCCAGGCGCTCACTGTCCCTCTGGGACTGTCTCCCTCATCTCTCGAAGGAGACAGTCTGCAACTAATATTCTTAAACTTTTCCAAACCACAGAACCATTTCCTCAAAGTAAATGTTATACTTGAGCTGAATATATCTGTGGCTAGgctcatttttttaaacagtacgtttttgtttctttgttttccttttgtgcGATTTTCAATCAAGGAGCTGGGTCCCTAGTAAATCTTGGGATTTTTTCAGCTCCAAATCAGAAGCTGTGTCATCACCGCTCTTCCTTTGTAAACCTGCCCCAAGTCACTAGGAGATTGTGTTGCTGCGTGATTTGTGCACAACTAGAGGGAAAGGGCCTGCCTTTAGGGTAACTATATCCTAGAGTATTGACACATCCCCCAGAGAAGCACAGTGCTGTGTGTAGGGGTAGGGCGGCACCAGCCAAGGGCTGGAACTCAGGCTCAGCTCCCAGGCAGCTCAGCACCACAGACAAGACCTGGAGGGATGGCAGACGGAAGTGTCTGGAGAGGGGAGACCAGCACATGAGATCTTGCCCAGCAAAAATCACATGCTCTCCAAACCAAGACCTTCCCAAGGATGAAAGGTCTAGGTTGTCTTGGACCCTATGGAGCAGCAGCAACTGTGACGGCCTAAAGACCAGAGCACTTCTCCATTTGTATGGACCACGTGGGCCTCCCTGACTGCAGTTTGGTTTGCACAGGCAGGAGCTTGCAGCCGTGACAGGGAGCCTATTTTCTGGCCCATCCAATGGATGAGTGTTTAGAATCAGATTCTAATTGCCTTTCAAATGGGTGTTCCTACCATTTGAGCATGTGCAGTGACATTTCTACCTACTGTATTAAGAGtgctcttccctggtagctcagctagtatagaatccacctgcaatgtggtgagacttgggttcgatccctgtgttgggaagatcccctggagaagggaaagctacccactccaatattcttgcctggagaattccgaggacggaggagcctggcaggctaaagtttatgggtccgcaaagagtcggacgcgactgagcgactgagtgactaagcacagcacagcacattaagGGTGAAAAAATAAGGCTGCCctgttccttctcttccctccctgctgccccctcccccaggggccGAGTATGCTCCAGTGAGCAGAGCAGAGATTTGCTTCATGGCTAGAACCAAAATGACTGATGTTCTAGAGTTGCATGTGATAACACTCCTACTCAGGCTGGATGAGAACGAGGGGATTCTCGGGAGACCCAGCCCTGCTCTGGGCCAGCTCCCCTGGCTGTGGGGGTTAAAGGTCAGCTCAGGTAGCCCCCCTCCCCAGTAGGAGGGTCTCTGTCCTGGAGCTGCAGCCCCAGGCTGTGCTCTTGGTGTCGGGGACCCATGGTGTGACCCACTCCTCCCTGCCATGTACCCAGAGCAAGAGCTAAGGAGTTCACCCTGAGCCCAGGACCAGAGAGGTTCATGTTTTCCCCTGATGGTGCCCTGGCAGGGCCGGCCCTGGACAGGTGGTGGGGGGAAGCAGACCAGGGTGACAGCTTTGCATGGGGTTCAGGGGAAGAGATGGTGGGCggggggagaggaggagcagAAAACAGCAGAATCCTATCATTGCctttctaaacacacagtgagcGTTTGTGAATAGGAGTCAGTGAATAAATAAAGCAACCAGCCCTTCGAGCCCAGCTGAGACACAGTTACTGAGCTGCGGGCACCCAATCCTGCAGTGCGATTCTGGATCAGCCCCAGGGAAGATGGTCTGGTTCCTGCAGTCAGAGAGGTTTTTCTTCATCCAGGGCAGGAGACTTGAGACTTTTGGTACAGGACCCTGGAGGTGACACATTATTTTGTCCATTGAAGACAATTCCCGGGGCTACGTTTGTCACACCCCAGAGTCCCCCTGGGGACACGAAAGGGGAAAGACTGAGCGCTcctcctgcctgccccctccATCGTAAGACCCTCTGGGTGATGGTAGCCTTCCAGGGCCTCCATCGGAGCACAGGGCAGGACATTGTCAGTGCTTCACTGCACCCAGGTGGCAGCTCCATCTCCTCTCCCCAGGTCCCTGATCTGCTCCACAGGGAGACATTGCAGGACTGTTGACTCCGGGCTGGTCTCCAAGGACACAGAAGCAGGGGTTCAGACTCACTCAGCATGAAGGACAAGCCTATTACCCAGTTCAGGTGTGCTCCACAATGCAGGTCATTACACAGAACCCAGGGGCAGGCTCCATCCTGCACATCATCCACTCCTGGGCGACATCCAGACGACACAGCATAGCTCCATGTTGAGTTTGGCTCTTTCAAGATCGTGCTGCATGCCAGAGCTTCCTCGTGGCAGGTGACACAAGATCTCTGCATCGCACATCAAAGTGCACAGATCGATTGATCGTTGATTGTGTCAAATGCCAATACCCCCGAGCCCCCCTGAATGAcaaagagaaagcccagagacatctTTGATTCAGAACTTGGAGGAGAAATGGAAATGTTGATATGGTACTAATggaagaggccagggatgctgtaaACACCCTGCGGCAGAGCATTCGAAGATGGATCGGCTCAGAGTTCACGGCAGGGAGGATCTACTCTTCTGGTGGACCTCCTGCCACTCCAGGgaacccctttctcttctctctctccctattgttcttctctgtatcctctctgtctctcacacacacacacacactcccccctTTCAAGGCTTCTGGaatgctgatgctgggagaagagagaggagacacACACTCAGGTCTGGAAGCTGGGATTTATTGGGAATTCTATGACCTGAAGGGGCCTTCGTGAGGATTAGGGACGTGACGGGGCTTTAGAGGAAAACCAGAGGCAGATCCAGGTGAATGGCACCGAGAACCTGCCGGAGTCCTGCTCTGGTTTCCCCTCATGCTGGCCCAGATTCCAGGTTAATTCTCTTTCAGGACCTCATCGATCCAGGGCCGGTAAGGGGAGATCCGGGTGAAGACGGCGGGGGGCTTTGCATTGGACAGTCCATAGGAGACAATGCCCTGGGCCACCCCAGCACACAGAAGAGGGCCCCCTGAGTCTCCCTGTgggacagagaaggaaagggagagagagaaggtgagCCGGGAaaccacctcctcctccctgtcGTCCCAATCTGAGTTGATCGGACCTGTCATCAGGCTCAGGAACATGGGCTCTTCATGAGGTGATACGTCTCTGATgctgttctctttccttcttggCACCCCCTGACCCTGGGAGGCACCCCCTTGACCCTGAGCAGACCCTGGTCAGAGACCCCACGGGGCCAAGGGAGGAGATCTGCAGAGGGACAGTCCCAGCTCCTCAGACCTGAGGTCTCACACTTTGTCTCTGGCTGACACTCCTAACTCCGTCTCCTTCCTAAGGTGTCTGCACCCTGGACAGTGATTAGTGGGGAAGACCGTAGTCTGAGAATCACCTTAAAAGCAGATTTTGTGCTCTGGGGATTGCCCACACACAGCTGGAGATTGTGGTCAAAAGCAGGGAAGTGGCTACAGGCCCGGGGCTCCATGAGTCTCAGCTTCACCTCTTGCAGAGTGCTGGAGGCTGGTTCCTTCACACCTGTTCTTCCCCAGCCAGCCACCTGGCACATTCTCCCAGGACAGATGAAGGTGACATGGGGTAGAAGGGGAGTGTCCGCACAGCCAGTGTCAGGTTGGCTTTCTCCTCCAACTGTGAAGGAAATAAGGGCTGTCAGTGATGGAAATGGCTTGGGGATGGGTGGAGGCAACCAGGGAGGACAGAGCAGCTGCTCCACATGGAGAGCCTCTTCCAGAGGCTGAGCTGAGTGGTGCTGGTGAGAGGCAGGTTGGGAAAGTATGAGGGTAATGGGACTTGAAAGAGAAGTCCTGGAGAACAGAGAGCGGGGAAGGAGCCTGGGAACAGGGAATGGGGAAGGAAGCCTGGGAACAGGGAGCAGGGAAGGAAGCCTGGAGAACAaggagtggggagaggaagaagaatttGCACCTTCAGTAACATGATGTCATGGAGAACAACAGGGTCATATTTTGGGTAAGGAAACTGTTTTATGACCTCAAGCCTCTGCcatgtgtcttctttcttttgtatGTTATGGGCTCCGAGGGTGAC
This genomic interval carries:
- the LOC108635220 gene encoding mast cell protease 2-like gives rise to the protein MLLKHHSAQPLEEALHVEQLLCPPWLPPPIPKPFPSLTALISFTVGGESQPDTGCADTPLLPHVTFICPGRMCQVAGWGRTGVKEPASSTLQEVKLRLMEPRACSHFPAFDHNLQLCVGNPQSTKSAFKGDSGGPLLCAGVAQGIVSYGLSNAKPPAVFTRISPYRPWIDEVLKEN